In Phyllostomus discolor isolate MPI-MPIP mPhyDis1 chromosome 3, mPhyDis1.pri.v3, whole genome shotgun sequence, a single genomic region encodes these proteins:
- the IRX2 gene encoding iroquois-class homeodomain protein IRX-2 has translation MSYPQGYLYQAPGSLALYSCPAYGASALAAPRSEELARSASGSAFSPYPGSAAFTAQAATGFGSPLQYSADAAAAAAGFPSYMGTPYDAHTTGMTGAISYHPYGSAAYPYQLNDPAYRKNATRDATATLKAWLNEHRKNPYPTKGEKIMLAIITKMTLTQVSTWFANARRRLKKENKMTWAPRNKSEDEDEEEGDATRSKESPDKAQEGTETSAEDEGISLHVDSLTDHSCSAESDGEKLPCRAGDPLCESGSECKDKYDDLEDDEDEEEEGERDLAPSKAVTSSPLTGVEAPLLSPQPDAAPRGGGSGGGGGGGKTPLGSRTSPGAPQPASKPKLWSLAEIATSDLKQPSLGPGCLPPGLPAAAAPSSNGAPPGGSPYPASPLLGRHLYYTSPFYGNYTNYGNLNAALQGQGLLRYNAAASGPAEALHSAPKAGSDAGKAGTHPLEPHYRPPGSGYEPKKDASEGCTMVGGGVQPYL, from the exons ATGTCCTACCCGCAGGGCTACCTGTACCAGGCGCCCGGCTCGCTGGCGCTTTACTCGTGCCCGGCATACGGCGCTTCGGCACTGGCAGCGCCGCGCAGCGAGGAGCTGGCGCGCTCGGCGTCGGGCTCCGCATTCAGCCCTTACCCGGGCTCGGCGGCCTTCACGGCGCAGGCAGCCACTGGCTTCGGCAGCCCGCTGCAGTACTCGGCGgacgctgccgccgccgccgccggcttCCCGTCCTACATG GGCACGCCCTACGACGCGCACACTACTGGGATGACCGGTGCCATCAGCTACCATCCCTACGGCAGCGCGGCCTACCCCTACCAGCTCAACGACCCCGCGTACCGCAAGAACGCCACGCGGGATGCCACGGCAACGCTCAAGGCCTGGCTCAACGAGCACCGCAAGAACCCCTACCCCACCAAGGGGGAGAAGATCATGCTGGCCATCATCACCAAGATGACCCTCACGCAGGTCTCCACCTGGTTCGCCAACGCGCGCCGGCGCCTCAAGAAGGAGAACAAGATGACGTGGGCCCCGAGGAACAAAAGCGAGGacgaggatgaggaggagggcGACGCGACCAGAAGCAAGGAGAGTCCGGATAAGGCTCAGGAGGGCACCGAGACATCCGCGGAGGACGAAG GGATCAGCCTGCATGTCGACTCGCTCACTGATCACTCGTGCTCGGCCGAGTCGGACGGGGAGAAGCTGCCGTGCCGTGCCGGGGACCCCTTGTGCGAATCGGGCTCGGAGTGCAAGGATAAGTACGACGATCTGGAGGATGACgaagacgaggaggaggagggcgagcGGGACCTGGCGCCATCCAAGGCCGTGACCTCGTCGCCGCTCACTGGCGTGGAGGCGCCGTTGCTGAGCCCCCAGCCCGATGCTGCGCCCCGTGGTGGCGGTAgtggtggcggcggtggcggcggcaaGACGCCCCTGGGCAGCCGGACGTCCCCGGGCGCGCCTCAGCCCGCCAGCAAACCCAAGCTGTGGTCTCTGGCCGAGATCGCCACGTCGGACCTCAAGCAACCTAGCTTGGGCCCGGGCTGCTTGCCGCCGGGGCTGCCAGCAGCCGCAGCTCCCTCCTCCAATGGGGCTCCGCCGGGCGGCTCGCCCTATCCTGCGTCCCCGCTCCTCGGCCGCCACCTCTACTACACGTCTCCCTTCTATGGCAACTACACAAACTACGGGAACTTGAACGCTGCGCTGCAGGGCCAGGGGCTCCTGCGATACAACGCGGCGGCGTCAGGCCCGGCAGAGGCGCTGCACTCGGCGCCCAAGGCGGGCAGCGACGCGGGCAAGGCAGGCACGCATCCACTCGAGCCCCACTACAGGCCCCCGGGCAGCGGCTACGAGCCCAAGAAAG ATGCCAGTGAGGGCTGCACCATGGTTGGTGGGGGCGTCCAGCCCTACCTATAG